A window of the Erpetoichthys calabaricus chromosome 10, fErpCal1.3, whole genome shotgun sequence genome harbors these coding sequences:
- the sox12 gene encoding transcription factor SOX-12 translates to MASEGTRADSGSGPDSSHMDPNWCRTSKGHIKRPMNAFMLWSQIERRKVTQRWPDMHNAEISKRLGRWWKLLPDCKKRPFVQEAERLRREHMVIYPDYKYRPRKKSKMSTVSRASEKSPNNSCTFKTISDQHALSSWSTSSEAKSSEQNGGEQPTDLVWTAAPVLHSQHQQVCQLGNHPDVPDMLHYGLLQSGGPVDSWSLTSISGSSSALRSLNSSEDLLQFNAGSSSDPGAELQGGCTLDKEHDSIHHSSMGHFDFSDCCMLEMDELISDLVFKY, encoded by the coding sequence ATGGCATCTGAGGGTACCAGAGCAGACAGTGGTTCAGGGCCAGACTCTTCTCACATGGACCCAAACTGGTGCAGGACATCCAAAGGACATATTAAGAGGCCCATGAATGCCTTTATGCTCTGGTCTCAAATCGAGAGACGCAAAGTTACTCAGCGCTGGCCGGACATGCACAATGCTGAGATTTCCAAGCGCCTTGGCCGTTGGTGGAAACTCCTTCCTGACTGTAAGAAAAGACCCTTTGTCCAGGAGGCAGAGAGACTCAGACGTGAGCACATGGTCATCTATCCAGACTACAAGTACCGTCCTCGGAAGAAGAGCAAAATGTCCACTGTCAGCAGGGCAAGTGAGAAGAGTCCTAATAATAGCTGTACATTCAAAACCATCTCTGACCAGCATGCCCTGAGCAGCTGGAGCACCAGCTCAGAAGCCAAGTCCAGTGAGCAGAATGGAGGAGAACAACCAACAGATCTTGTCTGGACTGCAGCACCTGTCCTGCATAGTCAACACCAGCAAGTCTGCCAGCTTGGAAACCACCCTGATGTCCCTGACATGCTCCATTACGGCCTTCTGCAGTCTGGAGGACCAGTGGACAGCTGGTCGCTAACATCCATATCTGGAAGCTCCTCAGCATTAAGATCCTTAAACTCCAGTGAAGATCTTCTGCAATTCAATGCTGGCAGCAGTAGTGACCCTGGGGCAGAGCTACAGGGTGGATGTACGCTGGACAAGGAACATGACTCCATTCACCACAGCTCTATGGGTCACTTTGACTTCTCAGACTGCTGCATGCTAGAGATGGATGAGCTCATTTCGGACCTTGTGTTCAAGTACTGA